A single region of the Carassius gibelio isolate Cgi1373 ecotype wild population from Czech Republic chromosome A14, carGib1.2-hapl.c, whole genome shotgun sequence genome encodes:
- the LOC128027000 gene encoding uncharacterized protein LOC128027000 isoform X1 — protein sequence MESFLRRKLAQAGVSVLGGSSLQQPVTSYRSIKLPDLCSSFYSIADEPFPQVSGFLDDTVGPSFLSNEPGNLLNSPACTPLENPTKNKDEGVLAPRTEASNDSGLNCSLGVHCQLANVSTSTRSPLNEKDITSATAGKSNGDCNDATVSTSSLEKSEFMSVELKNSTFDVTQDSKERSDAGINATVDLHNIREKNSTFESQEPKEGSNPSLNSTVDIDIPHIKTESGNTTVDLVQSHDPKEGPETGVNATVDIPNLDSAHSRTNSSVDNNEPLNTTKLEVTIDIQSGEKLDGSFNSTEVDKIKDTVETDLKVNVTVDIVEQTASAPLQPSGEVELSSSAIIKPAEMTKHNSTGDLTPPEVPVLKDNTVEMKPSSTELADHVNDALNKSVGITEQASKSRETEVGISTSAFVCSVDAPDDAPELKAEEPHKKTPRPGLSDAESIPSSDMGNISRNSIFCLDDTLDMKTSFLVTSTPIVFGKESRFEILRDVKPTPMRKRLSVINSIDAQSNDELVCASNHDGADAVQVTESSSQSQKVSATCTSSEQANEKELPTKPPIKRRLPQLSSKLSYPKSSLLPRQQLSVNSLVAIKPKTIQGPPAPHQPDTPSNTLLGNRKTIQMNKGKNIAPVKNAASASTVKTSMVSSATGYNITAGVKPSSCAIQQMKPSGLQPPTRKRQALKTPQTTRSSVETIHTQPSSKPSGLPGMRTRNSLLPSVDQKHLNNDGLPSAKRKRIAPALSTAESDAVHPAEGSHEPDCVNCLQHQEKLERVIQELMGLRSECKNWGPLHEKLEACIEELKRI from the exons ATGGAGAGCTTTCTAAGGCGGAAGCTTGCCCAGGCCGGTGTCAGCGTATTGGGTGGTTCATCACTTCAACAACCTGTGACCTCTTACCGTTCTATCAAATTGCCAGATCTGTGTTCTAGTTTCTATTCAATTGCAGATGAACCTTTTCCCCAAGTGTCTGGATTTCTGGATGACACCGTCGGCCCGTCGTTTCTTTCAAATGAACCAGGAAACTTGTTGAATTCCCCTGCTTGCACGCCATTAGAAAATCCAACAAAAAATAAGGATGAAGGCGTTTTGGCACCGAGAACAGAGGCTAGCAATGACTCAGGTCTTAACTGCTCTCTTGGAGTGCACTGTCAGTTGGCAAATGTAAGCACATCTACTAGATCACCACTGAATGAGAAAGACATTACCAGTGCAACAGCGGGCAAATCAAATGGGGACTGCAATGATGCCACAGTATCCACTTCATCTTTAGAGAAATCTGAATTCATGAGTGTTGAGTTGAAGAACAGCACTTTCGATGTGACCCAAGACTCCAAAGAACGGTCTGACGCTGGTATTAATGCGACTGTTGATCTGCACAATATAAGAGAGAAGAACAGCACTTTTGAGTCTCAAGAGCCAAAGGAGGGGTCCAACCCTAGTCTTAATTCAACAGTGGATATTGACATTCCTCATATAAAGACTGAGTCAGGAAACACCACTGTTGACCTGGTACAGTCACATGACCCTAAGGAGGGACCTGAAACTGGGGTTAATGCAACTGTGGACATTCCTAACCTAGACAGCGCACACTCTAGAACCAATTCATCTGTTGATAACAATGAACCATTAAACACTACTAAGCTTGAAGTAACTATAGATATTCAGTCGGGAGAAAAACTAGATGGTAGTTTTAACTCTACTGAGGTTGATAAAATAAAAGACACAGTGGAAACTGATTTAAAAGTCAATGTAACTGTTGATATTGTGGAGCAAACAGCCAGTGCTCCTCTTCAGCCCTCTGGTGAGGTTGAACTATCAAGCTCAGCTATTATAAAACCAGCGGAGATGACTAAGCATAATTCAACCGGTGATCTTACTCCCCCAGAAGTTCCAGTTTTGAAAGACAATACGGTTGAAATGAAACCCTCAAGCACAGAATTAGCTGACCATGTtaatgatgcattaaataaatCTGTAGGTATCACTGAACAAGCCTCTAAGAGCAGAGAAACAGAAGTTGGGATAAGCACCTCAGCTTTTGTTTGCTCTGTAGATGCTCCTGATGATGCTCCTGAGCTTAAAGCAGAGGAgcctcacaaaaaaacaccaagaCCTGGGTTGTCAGATGCTGAGTCCATTCCCTCTTCTGATATGGGAAACATCAGCAGAAACAGTATTTTTTGTTTGGATGATACACTGGATATGAAGACGAGCTTCCTGGTCACATCCACACCTATTGTTTTTGGCAAAGAATCCAGATTTGAGATTCTGAGAGACGTGAAGCCCACACCTATGAGAAAGAGGCTGTCTGTGATCAAcagcatcgatgcccagtcgaaTGATGAGCTTGTTTGTGCAAGTAATCATGATGGTGCTGATGCTGTGCAGGTGACTGAGAGCTCGAGTCAAAGTCAGAAAGTCTCGGCGACCTGCACTTCATCCGAACAAGCAAATGAGAAGGAACTTCCAACAAAGCCTCCTATCAAAAGACGGCTTCCCCAGCTCTCCTCTAAGCTGAGTTATCCCAAATCCAGTCTTCTTCCAAGGCAGCAGTTGTCAGTGAACTCCTTGGTAGCAATCAAACCGAAGACAATCCAAGGGCCGCCAGCCCCGCATCAGCCTGACACACCATCTAACACCCTGCTTGGCAACAGGAAGACCATACAGATGAACAAGGGGAAGAACATCGCTCCTGTCAAGAATGCAGCATCAGCTAGCACTGTTAAG ACCTCTATGGTTTCTTCTGCCACTGGATATAACATCACTGCTG GTGTGAAACCTTCAAGCTGTGCTATACAGCAAATGAAGCCATCAGGACTACAGCCTCCAACCCGTAAAAGACAGGCTCTCAAGACACCTCAGACTACACGATCCTCTGTAGAAACCATTCACACTCAGCCTAGTAGTAAACCGTCAGGATTACCAG GTATGAGGACGAGGAATTCACTGCTTCCCAGTGTGGACCAAAAGCATTTGAACAATGATGGTTTGCCTTCGGCAAAGAGAAAAAGAATTG CACCCGCTCTGTCTACAGCAGAGAGTGATGCTGTGCATCCAGCTGAAGGATCACATGAACCAG ATTGTGTTAATTGCTTGCAACACCAAGAAAAACTTGAGAGGGTCATTCAAGAACTGATGGGTTTGCGTTCAG AGTGTAAAAACTGGGGACCATTGCACGAAAAACTTGAGGCGTGCATAGAGGAACTGAAGAGAATTTAA
- the LOC128027000 gene encoding uncharacterized protein LOC128027000 isoform X2, with the protein MESFLRRKLAQAGVSVLGGSSLQQPVTSYRSIKLPDLCSSFYSIADEPFPQVSGFLDDTVGPSFLSNEPGNLLNSPACTPLENPTKNKDEGVLAPRTEASNDSGLNCSLGVHCQLANVSTSTRSPLNEKDITSATAGKSNGDCNDATVSTSSLEKSEFMSVELKNSTFDVTQDSKERSDAGINATVDLHNIREKNSTFESQEPKEGSNPSLNSTVDIDIPHIKTESGNTTVDLVQSHDPKEGPETGVNATVDIPNLDSAHSRTNSSVDNNEPLNTTKLEVTIDIQSGEKLDGSFNSTEVDKIKDTVETDLKVNVTVDIVEQTASAPLQPSGEVELSSSAIIKPAEMTKHNSTGDLTPPEVPVLKDNTVEMKPSSTELADHVNDALNKSVGITEQASKSRETEVGISTSAFVCSVDAPDDAPELKAEEPHKKTPRPGLSDAESIPSSDMGNISRNSIFCLDDTLDMKTSFLVTSTPIVFGKESRFEILRDVKPTPMRKRLSVINSIDAQSNDELVCASNHDGADAVQVTESSSQSQKVSATCTSSEQANEKELPTKPPIKRRLPQLSSKLSYPKSSLLPRQQLSVNSLVAIKPKTIQGPPAPHQPDTPSNTLLGNRKTIQMNKGKNIAPVKNAASASTVKTSMVSSATGYNITAGVKPSSCAIQQMKPSGLQPPTRKRQALKTPQTTRSSVETIHTQPSSKPSGLPAPALSTAESDAVHPAEGSHEPDCVNCLQHQEKLERVIQELMGLRSECKNWGPLHEKLEACIEELKRI; encoded by the exons ATGGAGAGCTTTCTAAGGCGGAAGCTTGCCCAGGCCGGTGTCAGCGTATTGGGTGGTTCATCACTTCAACAACCTGTGACCTCTTACCGTTCTATCAAATTGCCAGATCTGTGTTCTAGTTTCTATTCAATTGCAGATGAACCTTTTCCCCAAGTGTCTGGATTTCTGGATGACACCGTCGGCCCGTCGTTTCTTTCAAATGAACCAGGAAACTTGTTGAATTCCCCTGCTTGCACGCCATTAGAAAATCCAACAAAAAATAAGGATGAAGGCGTTTTGGCACCGAGAACAGAGGCTAGCAATGACTCAGGTCTTAACTGCTCTCTTGGAGTGCACTGTCAGTTGGCAAATGTAAGCACATCTACTAGATCACCACTGAATGAGAAAGACATTACCAGTGCAACAGCGGGCAAATCAAATGGGGACTGCAATGATGCCACAGTATCCACTTCATCTTTAGAGAAATCTGAATTCATGAGTGTTGAGTTGAAGAACAGCACTTTCGATGTGACCCAAGACTCCAAAGAACGGTCTGACGCTGGTATTAATGCGACTGTTGATCTGCACAATATAAGAGAGAAGAACAGCACTTTTGAGTCTCAAGAGCCAAAGGAGGGGTCCAACCCTAGTCTTAATTCAACAGTGGATATTGACATTCCTCATATAAAGACTGAGTCAGGAAACACCACTGTTGACCTGGTACAGTCACATGACCCTAAGGAGGGACCTGAAACTGGGGTTAATGCAACTGTGGACATTCCTAACCTAGACAGCGCACACTCTAGAACCAATTCATCTGTTGATAACAATGAACCATTAAACACTACTAAGCTTGAAGTAACTATAGATATTCAGTCGGGAGAAAAACTAGATGGTAGTTTTAACTCTACTGAGGTTGATAAAATAAAAGACACAGTGGAAACTGATTTAAAAGTCAATGTAACTGTTGATATTGTGGAGCAAACAGCCAGTGCTCCTCTTCAGCCCTCTGGTGAGGTTGAACTATCAAGCTCAGCTATTATAAAACCAGCGGAGATGACTAAGCATAATTCAACCGGTGATCTTACTCCCCCAGAAGTTCCAGTTTTGAAAGACAATACGGTTGAAATGAAACCCTCAAGCACAGAATTAGCTGACCATGTtaatgatgcattaaataaatCTGTAGGTATCACTGAACAAGCCTCTAAGAGCAGAGAAACAGAAGTTGGGATAAGCACCTCAGCTTTTGTTTGCTCTGTAGATGCTCCTGATGATGCTCCTGAGCTTAAAGCAGAGGAgcctcacaaaaaaacaccaagaCCTGGGTTGTCAGATGCTGAGTCCATTCCCTCTTCTGATATGGGAAACATCAGCAGAAACAGTATTTTTTGTTTGGATGATACACTGGATATGAAGACGAGCTTCCTGGTCACATCCACACCTATTGTTTTTGGCAAAGAATCCAGATTTGAGATTCTGAGAGACGTGAAGCCCACACCTATGAGAAAGAGGCTGTCTGTGATCAAcagcatcgatgcccagtcgaaTGATGAGCTTGTTTGTGCAAGTAATCATGATGGTGCTGATGCTGTGCAGGTGACTGAGAGCTCGAGTCAAAGTCAGAAAGTCTCGGCGACCTGCACTTCATCCGAACAAGCAAATGAGAAGGAACTTCCAACAAAGCCTCCTATCAAAAGACGGCTTCCCCAGCTCTCCTCTAAGCTGAGTTATCCCAAATCCAGTCTTCTTCCAAGGCAGCAGTTGTCAGTGAACTCCTTGGTAGCAATCAAACCGAAGACAATCCAAGGGCCGCCAGCCCCGCATCAGCCTGACACACCATCTAACACCCTGCTTGGCAACAGGAAGACCATACAGATGAACAAGGGGAAGAACATCGCTCCTGTCAAGAATGCAGCATCAGCTAGCACTGTTAAG ACCTCTATGGTTTCTTCTGCCACTGGATATAACATCACTGCTG GTGTGAAACCTTCAAGCTGTGCTATACAGCAAATGAAGCCATCAGGACTACAGCCTCCAACCCGTAAAAGACAGGCTCTCAAGACACCTCAGACTACACGATCCTCTGTAGAAACCATTCACACTCAGCCTAGTAGTAAACCGTCAGGATTACCAG CACCCGCTCTGTCTACAGCAGAGAGTGATGCTGTGCATCCAGCTGAAGGATCACATGAACCAG ATTGTGTTAATTGCTTGCAACACCAAGAAAAACTTGAGAGGGTCATTCAAGAACTGATGGGTTTGCGTTCAG AGTGTAAAAACTGGGGACCATTGCACGAAAAACTTGAGGCGTGCATAGAGGAACTGAAGAGAATTTAA
- the slc7a3b gene encoding cationic amino acid transporter 3 yields MAENKLASFGKMLLRRRMLDTSQDETRFARCLTTLDLIALGVGATLGAGVYVLAGEVAREKAGPAIVLSFLIAAFSSVLAGLCYAEFGARVPKTGSAYLYSYVTVGEIWAFITGWNLILSYVIGTASVARAWSSTFDNLVNKTISDFFTDSMSFPYTGKVLAEYPDVFALILVMLLTGLLAFGVSESALVSKIFTGINLVVLTFVIISGFVKGNTANWSLTVEDYINSTNNYNAESIEKEFGSGGFAPFGFSGILTGAATCFYAFVGFDCIATTSEEAKNPKRSIPISIVASLLICFFAYFGVSAALTLMMPYYKLDVHSPLPEAFKYVHWDPARYIVAVGSLCALSTSLLGSMFPMPRVIYAMAEDGLLFRSLSRMHKKTKTPVLATIVSGIVAALMAFLFDLAALVDLMSIGTLLAYTLVAVCVLILRYQPGSIGSSGAKPMELQRLEAKGCMADVDSGDEYSQELETTPLKERFSIRMLVQPISDVPTKISGIIVYSATGTISVLFTLLCVMLAVFGEQVGMGSPLYITLVVLLSVLSSVCIFIIWRQPQSKEVLTFKVPLLPILPLVSIFVNIYLMMQLDGPTWVRFAVWMVIGFIIYFAYGIRHSSEGKNNSPEKFEPILQGKKPIYLTEDESEGTTP; encoded by the exons ATGGCTGAGAATAAACTGGCCTCTTTTGGGAAGATGCTGCTGAGGCGACGCATGCTGGACACTTCTCAGGATGAAACCCGCTTCGCTCGCTGTCTCACCACTCTTGACCTCATAGCCCTCGGGGTAGGGGCGACACTGGGGGCCGGTGTCTACGTTCTGGCTGGGGAAGTGGCCCGAGAGAAGGCTGGACCTGCCATCGTGCTGTCTTTCTTAATTGCTGCCTTTTCCTCTGTTCTCGCTGGTTTGTGCTACGCTGAATTTGGTGCACGTGTACCCAAGACGGGATCTGCTTACCTGTACAGCTACGTGACAGTGGGTGAAATATGGGCCTTCATCACGGGATGGAACCTCATTCTGTCATATGTGATTG GCACAGCTAGTGTGGCACGGGCTTGGAGCTCAACGTTTGACAATCTAGTGAACAAAACCATCTCTGACTTTTTCACTGATTCCATGTCATTTCCATACACCGGGAAAGTGTTAGCCGAATATCCAGATGTGTTTGCCCTCATCCTGGTCATGTTGCTCACTG GATTATTGGCATTTGGAGTGAGTGAGTCTGCTCTTGTCAGCAAGATCTTCACAGGAATCAACCTGGTGGTTCTGACGTTTGTCATTATATCGGGCTTTGTGAAAGGCAACACTGCCAACTGGAGCCTCACTGTGGAGGACTACATTAACAGCACAAACAACTATAATGCAGA GAGCATTGAAAAAGAATTTGGCTCGGGTGGCTTTGCACCATTCGGCTTCAGTGGAATCCTTACAGGTGCTGCTACATGCTTCTATGCATTTGTGGGTTTTGACTGCATCGCAACCACAA GTGAGGAGGCCAAAAACCCCAAGCGTTCCATCCCGATCAGCATAGTGGCCTCTCTGCTCATCTGCTTTTTTGCCTACTTCGGAGTATCAGCAGCGCTCACACTCATGATGCCCTATTACAAGCTGGATGTTCATAGTCCACTTCCAGAGGCCTTCAAATATGTGCACTGGGACCCTGCTCGCTATATTGTGGCGGTGGGGTCTCTGTGTGCCCTTTCCACCAG CTTGTTGGGCTCCATGTTCCCAATGCCTCGTGTGATTTATGCCATGGCTGAGGATGGTCTGCTCTTTCGCTCCCTCTCCCGCATGCACAAGAAAACCAAGACACCTGTGCTGGCCACCATTGTGTCTGGCATCGTGGCAG CTCTGATGGCCTTCCTGTTTGATCTCGCTGCATTAGTGGACTTGATGTCGATTGGGACCCTGCTGGCGTACACTCTTGTTGCCGTGTGCGTACTCATTCTCCG GTACCAGCCAGGCAGTATTGGCTCCAGTGGTGCGAAGCCAATGGAACTACAGAGGCTGGAGGCTAAAGGATGTATGGCAGATGTGGATAGCGGGGATGAGTACAGCCAGGAGCTGGAGACAACACCTCTTAAGGAGAGGTTTTCCATCAGGATGCTGGTGCAACCCATCAGTGATGTACCCACCAAGATTTCGGGCATCATTGTTTATTCTGCAACTGGCACCATAT cTGTGCTGTTCACTCTGCTGTGTGTGATGCTGGCAGTGTTTGGGGAGCAGGTGGGGATGGGCAGCCCTCTTTATATCACTTTGGTTGTTCTCCTGTCTGTTCTGTCTTCTGTCTGCATCTTCATAATCTGGCGACAGCCCCAGAGTAAAGAGGTTCTTACTTTCAAG GTGCCTTTGCTTCCCATTCTGCCGTTGGTCAGTATCTTTGTAAATATTTACCTCATGATGCAATTGGATGGACCTACATGGGTTCGTTTCGCAGTATGGATGGTCATTG gttttattatttattttgcgtATGGAATAAGGCACAGCTCTGAGGGTAAAAACAATTCCCCAGAAAAATTTGAGCCAATTCTTCAAGGAAAGAAACCAATCTACCTGACTGAAGATGAGAGTGAGGGGACTACACCTTAA